In the genome of Actinomycetes bacterium, the window TGCGACCGACGTCGACGCCCAGGCGGCGCAGCGAGGTGGCGAGCACCTGCTGATCGGGCAGCGGATGACGGCCTCCGACCCGGTCGGCGCGCACCGGGCCGGCCAGCTCCGTCTCGAGGTCGAGGTAGCCGGCTCGGGGCACGTGGCCGGCCTCGAAGGCCTCGCGCGGGGGCGGTCCGCCGAGGCGCCACCGCACGTCGAGCACCCGTGGCGGGTTCGGGCCGGAGAGGGCTGCGCGCAGCCACGCGACGTCGACGAGGGGGTCGGAGACGCCCACCGCTCAGCCGACCGCGGACAGCAGCGGGACGAGCATCTCCTCCGCGGTGAGCGAGCCGTGCTGACCCGGCAGCCTGCGTTCATGCGGGGCGGAGCTGCCGGCCAGGACGAGTGAGCGGTCGCGGGCCGCGGCGACCACGTCGCCCAGCCGCCCGCGCACGCTCGGCTCGACCGCGCCGAACCAGCCCTCGGCCACCGCCTCGTCCCGGGAGCGCACCCAGGCGCGCTCCCCCAGCCGCTCGCGCCACGCGGCGAGCACGTCGGCCGCGGCGCCCCGGCGGGCGTACACGTGCCGAAAGCGCGGCTCGCCGCCCAGCTGGGCGACCCCCGACGACAGCTGGGGGTCGCCCTCGACGTCGGCGGCGCTCGCCAGGTCGACGTCGACCATCCCGTGGTCCCCGGTCACGACCAGCAGCCCGCCCGGTGGCAGCTGCTCCAGCAGCGCCGCGACGAGAGCGTCGACGAGCGCGAGCTGGGCCCGCCAGTGGGGGGAGTCGACGCCACGCCGGTGTCCGGTGGCGTCGACGTCGGAGACATAGGCCAGGACCAGTGAGCGCGGGCCGGCCCGCAGGGCATCGCCGACGACTGCGATGCGCTCCCCCCAGGTGGCCGCGGGCCGGTACGTCGCGCCGCGCAGCGCCGCCACGGTGAGCCCGGAGCCCTCGAACTCCGGGGGACCGACGTGCGAGAC includes:
- a CDS encoding alkaline phosphatase family protein — translated: MSEDGLVLPAYGGASIARLLPSVVAVLGLPGHLDTVGLPLAERVCVLLVDGLGSRGLAAAGASVAPVMHGMSQVSLTVGVPSTTATSLACLGSGLPTGAHGLVGYTFRLQGHGILNALRWSTGVDPSLVQPRGTLFEEAAAAGVAVSHVGPPEFEGSGLTVAALRGATYRPAATWGERIAVVGDALRAGPRSLVLAYVSDVDATGHRRGVDSPHWRAQLALVDALVAALLEQLPPGGLLVVTGDHGMVDVDLASAADVEGDPQLSSGVAQLGGEPRFRHVYARRGAAADVLAAWRERLGERAWVRSRDEAVAEGWFGAVEPSVRGRLGDVVAAARDRSLVLAGSSAPHERRLPGQHGSLTAEEMLVPLLSAVG